A window of Campylobacter pinnipediorum subsp. pinnipediorum contains these coding sequences:
- the proB gene encoding glutamate 5-kinase yields MRKEFLKDAKKIVIKIGTSTLTNENGSLNESLIKNIVADICKLCDDNKQIIIVTSGAVGAGMGILNISQKPKNINQKQALAAVGQVALMHLYERIFWAYSKNIAQILLTRGDFEDRKRYLNARNVCAALLEKNIIPIINENDTVVADELKVGDNDTLSALVTGLIDADLLIILSDIDGLYDKNPNLYKDAKIINLVKNIDENIEKMAGDEGSKFGTGGMKTKIKSAKMTSQIGTNLIIANGKKDNVLLNVLKDSNEGTLFLANDKKVSLKKHWLAYGAKNKGEIVIDNGAKLALKSGKSLLAVGVLDVVGDFCRGEIVEILNNKEIIARGISNYSSKQILLIKGKKSDEIEQILAYKYEDDIMHADNIVLDKG; encoded by the coding sequence ATGCGTAAAGAGTTTTTAAAAGATGCTAAAAAAATTGTTATTAAGATAGGCACTTCAACTCTTACAAATGAAAATGGCTCTTTGAACGAGAGTCTGATAAAAAATATAGTAGCCGATATTTGCAAGCTATGTGATGATAATAAGCAAATAATCATAGTAACATCTGGTGCAGTTGGTGCTGGTATGGGCATACTTAATATCTCTCAAAAACCAAAAAACATAAATCAAAAACAAGCACTTGCGGCTGTTGGTCAAGTGGCGCTTATGCATCTTTATGAGCGTATATTTTGGGCTTATTCAAAAAATATAGCACAGATTTTGCTTACTCGTGGCGATTTTGAGGATAGAAAGAGATATCTAAACGCTAGAAATGTGTGTGCGGCATTGCTTGAAAAAAATATCATACCTATCATAAATGAAAATGATACTGTTGTTGCAGATGAGTTAAAAGTAGGTGATAATGATACATTAAGTGCATTGGTAACCGGTCTTATTGATGCTGATTTGCTTATAATTTTAAGTGATATTGATGGTTTGTATGATAAAAATCCGAATTTATATAAAGATGCAAAGATTATAAATTTAGTAAAAAATATAGATGAAAATATTGAAAAAATGGCTGGAGATGAAGGTAGTAAATTTGGCACAGGCGGAATGAAAACAAAGATAAAATCAGCCAAAATGACTTCACAAATAGGCACTAATTTAATAATCGCAAATGGTAAAAAAGATAATGTTTTGTTAAATGTATTAAAAGATTCAAACGAGGGGACTTTGTTTTTGGCTAATGATAAAAAGGTTAGCTTGAAAAAACATTGGCTTGCTTATGGTGCAAAAAATAAAGGAGAGATAGTAATAGATAATGGAGCAAAACTTGCATTAAAATCTGGCAAAAGTTTACTTGCTGTTGGTGTTTTAGATGTTGTTGGTGATTTTTGCAGAGGAGAAATCGTTGAGATTTTAAACAATAAAGAGATTATAGCTCGTGGCATAAGTAATTATTCTTCAAAACAAATTTTATTAATAAAAGGCAAAAAGAGCGATGAAATAGAACAAATTTTAGCTTATAAATACGAAGATGATATAATGCATGCTGATAATATAGTTTTAGACAAAGGTTGA
- a CDS encoding exodeoxyribonuclease III: protein MKLISWNVNGLRAVVSKNAFEWLDEYKPDFLALQEIKAKQDDIPAQMYNLGFSEINSNSAQKAGYSGVMSLSKFQTSCLKSQFFDDTEGRVLEHRFGDIVLFNIYFPNGQKDDERLNHKMEFYAAFLKYCNEILDSGKHVIFCGDVNTAHQEIDLKNPKANSKTSGFLPIERAWIDEVLSNGFIDTFRHFNPDKIDAYSWWSYRFGARAKNVGWRIDYFFVSQGLKDRLKNAFILSDITGSDHCPVGIEIDI from the coding sequence TTGAAATTAATAAGTTGGAATGTTAATGGTCTTCGTGCAGTAGTGTCCAAAAATGCATTTGAGTGGTTGGATGAGTATAAGCCTGATTTTTTAGCACTTCAAGAAATAAAGGCAAAACAAGATGATATCCCAGCTCAAATGTATAATCTTGGTTTTAGTGAAATAAACTCAAACTCGGCTCAAAAAGCCGGTTATTCTGGGGTTATGAGCCTTAGTAAATTTCAAACAAGTTGTTTAAAATCTCAATTTTTTGATGATACTGAGGGTAGGGTTTTAGAACATAGATTCGGCGATATTGTTCTTTTTAATATATATTTTCCAAATGGTCAAAAAGATGATGAGAGATTAAACCACAAGATGGAATTTTATGCCGCATTTTTAAAGTATTGTAACGAAATTTTAGATAGCGGAAAGCATGTTATCTTTTGTGGTGATGTAAATACTGCACACCAAGAGATTGATCTTAAAAACCCAAAGGCAAATTCAAAAACTTCAGGATTTTTACCCATTGAAAGAGCTTGGATAGATGAGGTTTTGTCAAATGGCTTTATAGATACATTTAGGCATTTTAACCCCGATAAAATAGATGCTTATTCGTGGTGGAGTTATCGTTTTGGTGCTAGGGCTAAAAATGTAGGTTGGAGAATTGATTATTTTTTTGTATCACAAGGCTTGAAAGACAGACTTAAAAATGCTTTTATCCTAAGTGATATAACAGGAAGCGATCATTGTCCGGTCGGAATAGAAATAGATATTTAG
- a CDS encoding replication/maintenance protein RepL → MNDIEKGIFSAIHGEKKIQIIEFLIQNIGEHGFINLKIDEICKATNTSKPTVLQTFKLLENAKIFTKIKNGVYELKPF, encoded by the coding sequence TTGAACGATATAGAAAAGGGTATTTTTTCAGCAATTCATGGAGAGAAAAAAATACAAATTATAGAATTTTTAATACAAAACATAGGCGAACATGGTTTTATAAATTTAAAAATAGATGAAATATGCAAAGCTACAAACACAAGCAAACCCACAGTTTTACAGACATTCAAGCTTTTAGAAAATGCAAAAATCTTTACAAAGATAAAAAATGGAGTGTATGAGCTAAAACCCTTCTAA
- the recO gene encoding recombination protein RecO — translation MQGYILHTQKVKEEDLIVYILTDKFVVKSYRFYGARHSILVNGYKIDFELISSMNFLPHLRTVLHMGFKWLLDREKFIVWQQFMRLLYMHLKDVEEIDEVYFNEIDFCAKRMDKQNPKRLILQSYVKILEHEGRLHSEFECFICDEVINDDVCFGRSFLPGHKNCLNKFSFELKKIEYLFDNKSTLMLDDRDVNELYSILLEGF, via the coding sequence ATGCAAGGCTATATTTTACATACGCAAAAGGTAAAAGAAGAAGACCTTATTGTTTATATATTAACCGATAAATTTGTTGTAAAATCATATAGATTTTATGGGGCTAGACACTCTATTTTAGTAAATGGGTATAAAATAGATTTTGAACTCATAAGTAGTATGAATTTCTTACCCCATTTAAGAACCGTTTTGCATATGGGTTTTAAATGGCTACTTGATAGGGAAAAATTTATAGTTTGGCAGCAGTTTATGAGACTTTTGTATATGCATTTAAAAGATGTTGAAGAGATTGATGAAGTTTATTTTAATGAGATTGATTTTTGTGCAAAAAGGATGGATAAGCAAAACCCAAAGAGATTGATTTTGCAATCTTATGTTAAAATTTTAGAACACGAAGGTAGACTTCATAGTGAGTTTGAATGCTTTATATGCGATGAAGTTATAAACGATGATGTCTGTTTTGGTCGTAGTTTTTTGCCGGGACATAAAAATTGTTTAAATAAATTTTCTTTTGAGCTTAAAAAAATAGAATATCTTTTTGATAATAAAAGCACTTTAATGCTTGATGACCGAGATGTAAACGAACTTTATTCTATCTTGTTAGAAGGGTTTTAG
- a CDS encoding tRNA dihydrouridine synthase translates to MIDFSKKVLFLAPLAGFSDLPLREVVKQFGCDVTVSEMISSNALVYENSKTLRMIQKSPLEDPYIVQIAGTDLDVVKKAVEILNKIDGIDGIDLNCGCPVPKVVRQKSGSALLQDLDHLKKVVEIIKSRSNKKTTSVKVRLGFNEKIPEKIAKACEEAGADYIAIHGRTRAGGYTQDVDYEAIARAKRSVKIPVIANGDISFDNYKQVLDITDADGIMIGRASIGNPWIFSQIKNENQVSDSLKRDIILAHFDSMLKYYGDQGTVIFRKHLHRYSKGMDDAASFRNEINRIQQADLIKKRIEEFF, encoded by the coding sequence ATGATTGATTTTAGTAAAAAAGTATTATTTTTAGCTCCTTTAGCTGGCTTTTCTGACCTTCCATTAAGGGAGGTTGTTAAGCAATTTGGTTGCGATGTTACAGTTAGTGAGATGATAAGCTCTAATGCTTTGGTTTATGAAAACTCAAAAACATTAAGAATGATACAAAAATCACCATTAGAAGATCCGTATATAGTTCAAATAGCTGGGACTGATTTGGATGTGGTAAAAAAGGCTGTTGAAATTTTAAATAAAATTGATGGAATTGATGGAATTGATTTAAATTGCGGCTGTCCTGTGCCAAAAGTAGTAAGGCAAAAAAGTGGCTCAGCACTTTTGCAAGATCTTGATCATTTAAAAAAAGTTGTTGAAATCATTAAAAGCAGATCAAATAAAAAAACAACTAGTGTTAAAGTAAGACTTGGTTTTAATGAAAAAATCCCAGAAAAAATAGCAAAAGCTTGTGAAGAGGCTGGAGCTGATTATATAGCTATTCACGGAAGAACTAGAGCCGGTGGATATACTCAAGATGTAGATTATGAAGCCATAGCTAGAGCCAAAAGAAGTGTTAAAATTCCAGTTATAGCAAATGGCGACATTAGCTTTGATAACTACAAACAAGTACTAGATATAACGGATGCTGATGGGATTATGATAGGCAGAGCTAGTATTGGAAATCCTTGGATATTTTCACAGATAAAAAATGAAAATCAAGTATCAGACTCACTTAAGCGTGATATTATTTTGGCTCATTTTGATTCTATGCTTAAATACTATGGAGATCAAGGAACTGTGATTTTTAGAAAACATTTACATAGATATAGCAAAGGCATGGATGATGCAGCTTCTTTTAGAAATGAAATAAATAGAATACAACAAGCAGATTTAATTAAAAAAAGAATTGAAGAATTTTTCTAA
- a CDS encoding uroporphyrinogen III synthase HEM4, whose protein sequence is MKTRSFIVYSFIYLLLVAAIVYVLNNGNYSINVFSYNLELPIAIWFVLPVALFAVLAALHIFYHSIGFYRYKRFIKRDTSLYNEFVKEIFLALPSNKEFRTEFHKTSSAVARILSPWGLYKNIEIDNPELDTVIKNVKSVKAGEIVDLKKYRLSKDNPLFIQNELNKIEKLKDYYLEILKRDSFNDLIDAAALKKLIECGSFADIRRYMLNSKETDYIVNVLQRYANDDINMTSDEIYEILNNQGINQEQYLKAAMILKNKLKPESYKSMFEKIKHDHQNATKAYLYVLYELVLLDELREYLQGTDSDDFADIKILLFLKENNKNISSELFFK, encoded by the coding sequence ATGAAGACTAGATCATTTATTGTGTATTCTTTTATATATTTGTTGCTAGTTGCAGCTATAGTTTATGTTTTAAACAACGGCAATTATAGTATTAATGTATTTAGCTACAATCTTGAGTTGCCAATAGCAATTTGGTTTGTTTTGCCTGTAGCTTTATTTGCTGTATTAGCTGCATTGCATATATTTTATCACAGTATTGGGTTTTATAGATATAAACGTTTTATAAAAAGAGATACAAGTCTTTATAATGAGTTTGTTAAAGAGATATTTTTAGCACTACCTAGCAATAAAGAATTTAGAACAGAATTTCATAAAACTTCTTCAGCTGTAGCTAGAATATTATCTCCTTGGGGGTTGTATAAAAATATTGAGATTGATAATCCTGAGCTAGATACTGTTATAAAAAATGTAAAATCAGTAAAAGCTGGAGAAATAGTTGATCTTAAAAAATATAGACTTTCAAAAGATAATCCTTTGTTTATACAAAATGAACTAAATAAGATTGAAAAATTAAAAGATTATTATTTGGAAATTTTAAAACGAGATAGTTTTAATGACCTTATTGATGCAGCAGCTTTAAAGAAATTAATAGAATGCGGAAGTTTTGCTGATATAAGAAGATATATGCTAAATAGTAAAGAAACAGATTATATCGTAAATGTTCTTCAAAGATATGCTAATGATGATATAAATATGACATCAGATGAAATTTATGAAATTTTAAATAACCAAGGTATTAATCAAGAGCAATACCTAAAAGCAGCTATGATTTTAAAAAATAAGTTAAAACCAGAATCATATAAAAGCATGTTTGAAAAGATAAAGCATGATCATCAAAATGCTACAAAGGCATATTTGTATGTGCTTTATGAGCTTGTTTTATTAGATGAATTAAGAGAGTATTTACAAGGCACTGATTCTGATGATTTTGCTGATATAAAAATACTTTTATTCTTAAAAGAGAACAATAAAAATATTTCAAGCGAACTGTTTTTTAAATGA
- the dksA gene encoding RNA polymerase-binding protein DksA → MTQNDLDCFKKMLEDRKWQIKKNISDAIEEVHGLRGSGVSDEMDIASINTDELIEQSISLKQKFELDEIDRSLSKIFNKTYGICEMCEEDISIARLKAKPHARYCISCREMVEKTSTK, encoded by the coding sequence ATGACTCAAAATGATTTAGATTGTTTTAAAAAAATGCTTGAAGATAGAAAATGGCAAATTAAAAAAAATATATCAGATGCTATTGAAGAGGTTCATGGTTTGCGTGGCAGTGGTGTTAGTGATGAGATGGATATAGCATCTATAAATACAGATGAATTAATAGAACAATCTATTTCTTTAAAACAAAAATTTGAGCTTGATGAAATAGATAGATCTTTGAGTAAGATTTTTAATAAAACATATGGTATATGCGAAATGTGCGAAGAAGATATTTCTATTGCTAGGCTAAAGGCTAAGCCTCATGCTAGGTATTGTATATCTTGTAGAGAGATGGTTGAAAAAACATCTACAAAATAA
- a CDS encoding 23S rRNA (pseudouridine(1915)-N(3))-methyltransferase RlmH, which produces MEISVFSIQKSRFGNFEEEIDSYIKMSSKYAKINDNIIFNDKIAKAQSIGQKEAYKAYDDIYLSNMRGFCVSLDERGKEFTSKEFAKIFDQNSDIKFFIGGAYGLSEEFKSKSNLVIRLSKLTMAHKIAKLVLFEQIFRGLCIKANHPYHK; this is translated from the coding sequence GTGGAAATTTCAGTTTTTAGTATACAAAAAAGTCGTTTTGGAAATTTTGAAGAAGAGATAGATTCTTATATTAAAATGTCATCAAAATATGCAAAAATAAATGATAATATAATTTTTAATGATAAAATTGCAAAAGCCCAAAGCATAGGACAAAAAGAGGCTTATAAGGCCTATGACGATATTTATTTATCAAACATGAGAGGTTTTTGTGTATCTCTTGATGAAAGAGGAAAGGAATTTACTAGCAAGGAATTTGCTAAGATTTTTGACCAAAATTCAGATATAAAATTTTTTATAGGCGGTGCTTATGGATTAAGCGAAGAGTTTAAGTCCAAGTCAAATTTAGTTATTAGATTAAGCAAGCTTACTATGGCTCATAAGATAGCAAAACTTGTTTTGTTTGAACAAATTTTTAGAGGTCTTTGTATAAAAGCAAATCACCCATATCATAAATAA
- the accD gene encoding acetyl-CoA carboxylase, carboxyltransferase subunit beta, protein MSFIDIFSKIRKTQPDPKEAPSHWVKCDHCGALMYYKEVQSSYNVCPKCNYHMRLNPHDRINLICDEDTFIEFDSKLKPVDPLKFVDKKSYKKRILEGEDKTGRFSSVVSGEAKCGGHNIQLVVFDFSFMGGSLASVEGEKIVRAIKRALEKKEPLIIVSASGGARMQESTFSLMQMSKTSAALKLLDEAKVPYISILTDPTMGGVSASFAWLGDIIIAEPGALIGFAGQRVIKQTIGADLPEGFQRAEFLLEHGLIDAIVPRSEHKKYLSDIIDLLCRNNEI, encoded by the coding sequence ATGAGTTTTATTGATATATTTTCTAAAATAAGAAAGACACAGCCAGACCCAAAAGAGGCTCCTAGCCATTGGGTTAAGTGTGATCATTGCGGTGCTCTTATGTATTATAAAGAGGTTCAATCTTCTTATAATGTTTGTCCAAAATGTAATTATCATATGAGATTAAATCCGCACGATAGAATAAATTTGATATGTGATGAAGATACATTTATTGAGTTTGACTCCAAGCTAAAACCAGTGGATCCGCTTAAATTTGTAGATAAAAAATCTTATAAAAAGCGAATATTAGAAGGCGAAGATAAAACCGGTCGTTTTAGCTCTGTGGTATCTGGAGAGGCTAAGTGTGGCGGTCATAATATACAGCTTGTGGTGTTTGATTTTTCTTTTATGGGTGGCTCTTTGGCATCAGTTGAAGGTGAAAAGATAGTTAGAGCTATAAAAAGAGCTTTAGAAAAAAAAGAACCACTTATCATAGTTAGTGCATCTGGTGGCGCTAGAATGCAAGAAAGTACATTTTCGCTAATGCAAATGTCAAAGACTTCTGCTGCTTTGAAGTTACTAGATGAGGCTAAAGTCCCATATATTTCCATATTAACAGATCCTACTATGGGTGGAGTTAGTGCATCTTTTGCTTGGCTTGGAGATATAATCATAGCAGAACCAGGAGCTCTTATAGGATTTGCTGGTCAAAGAGTTATTAAGCAAACTATAGGTGCTGATTTGCCAGAAGGCTTTCAAAGGGCTGAGTTTTTATTAGAACATGGTTTGATTGATGCAATAGTTCCTAGAAGTGAGCATAAAAAATATTTAAGCGATATAATAGATTTGCTTTGTAGGAATAATGAAATTTGA